CATCCTCCTGATCTCCGACTTCCTCACGCCGCTGGAGGACCTGAGGACGCCCCTCTCCGCGTTGGCCGCCTGCGGCCATGACATCACCCTTTTCCAGACGCTGGACCCCACGGAGATCCACTTCACCTTCGGCGAGTCCGCGGACTTCGAGGACATGGAATCCGGGCGTTCCCAGATGACGGACCCCGCCTCCATCCGCGACGGATACCTGAAAAAGTTCAACGCCCACCAGGACGGCCTTAAACAACTCTGCTCCACCCTGGGCATCATCCACCATCTGCTGCCCATCGACCAGCCGCTGGAAACCGCCCTCCACGCCTACCTCTCCGACCGCCAGGGCCTCGGCCCGCAGGTCCAACGCACGCGGGGGAACTAGAAATATTGTACAATTTTCAAACCGCGAATGAACGCAAATGAACACGAATGGGTGAGGGAAAATGAACCACTGATTTCACTGATTTACTGATTGTTGAAGAAGGTGGCCCTCTCATCCCATCAATCAGTAAATCAGTGCAATCAGTGGTAATAAAACCGAACCACCTGAAATAGATCACATCAAAGATGGCCTTTCTCGCACCATGGTTCCTGGCTGGTCTGGCGGCGCTCGCGCTGCCGGTCCTGCTGCACCTGCGGAAGAACAGGCCGAAGAAGAAGGTCGTCTTCTCATCCCTCATGTTCCTGGATGCCACGCCGCCGGTCACGCGGCGCAGCTCGAAGCTCCAGGACATCCTTTTGCTCCTGCTGCGCTGCCTCGGCCTCGCCCTGCTGGTCATCGCCTTCTCCCGGCCATTCTTCCGGCAGAAGGAAAAGGCGGCTGCATCCGGCGGGGACACGGTGATGAATTTCCTGCTCATCGACACCAGCGCGAGCATGCGCGGCCAGCCGTTGGACGGTGCGCTGGCGCAGGCGGAGAAGTTGATCGACTCACTGCCGGAGGATGACTGGATCGCGGTGGCGGCCTATGCGGAGAAGCTGCAGCCGTTGCTCGCCCCCGCCGCGTCGAAGGACGTCGTGCGCGGTGACCGGAAGTCCCACGCCCGCGCCATGGTGGATGGCATCAAGCCCGGCTGGCACGCGGCGAAGCCGGAGGCGGCCTGGACCGCCGCCGTGGCGATGGCAGGGGAGGTGGCGGAGGGAGTGCCGGTTCGCATCCATGTCTTCAGCGATTTCAAGAAAGGCGGCGCGCACGAAGGCCTGCGCGGCGGCGATTGGCCGGAGGGTGTGTCATTTGTCCTCCACCGCATCGAACAGCCGGAAGGTTGGACGAATGCCGGCGTGCAGGCACTGGCGGGCGGTGACCACCCCCGCGCCCGCATCACGAACGCGGAAGGCTCCGCGAAGTCCGACTTCCTCCTCGACTGGGGCCAGGGTTCCGCCCCGCAGCCGGTTTCTGTTCCGCCCGGTGAATCCGCCGTGATGGACGCCCCGGAAGGCGTGGCGGGACAGGGTGTCGTGAAGCTTTCCGGAGATGGTCCCGCCTTCGACAACGAAAGCGCGTGGGCACCGCCAGTCCGGCCCACGGCACGCATCCGTTACATCGGCGCGGACGCCGCCACGGATTCCGCGGGCAGCTTGTTCTTCCTCACCCGGGCGATGCAGCCGACCGCCACGTATAACGTGGAGATCGGTGACACCGCCACGCCGGACCTCACCGTGGCGTCCGGTCCCCTCGGCGACGCGCAGATTGCCTCCATCCGCACCGTGCTGGAGGCGGGCGGGAATGTCCTGCTCACCCTGGCGGATGCGGCGGGATCCAGCTCGCTCGGCCGACTGATCGATGGCGGTGTCTCCGGGGCGGATGAGGCGGCGGTGGGGAACTTCGCGCTGCTGGGTGAGATCGACTTCGGCTCCAGCGTCTTCGAGCCGTTCGCGGATCCACGCTATTCGGACTTCAGCGGCATCCGTTTCTGGAAACACCGGGTGCTGCCGGAGTCATGGATCGCAAAGGGGGCGGTGCTCGCCCGCTTCGATTCCGGCGAGCCCGCGTGGCTGCGCTATGAGATCGGGAAAGGCGCGCTGCATGTCCTCACCACCACCTGGCGTCCGGTGGACAGCCAGCTCGCCCTGTCCACGAAGTTCCCGCCACTGCTGCACGCGTTGCTTTCCCAGTCACCCGCGTTGGCGGTCCGCGCCGCGCGATACACCGTCAGCCAGCCGGTACCGTTGCCGGAGGGCGTCGCGGAGGTGGTGCTTCCCGATGGTACGAAGGTTCCCGTAGAAGCGGGCAAGGCGTTCATCCCCACCGTCCCGGGTCTCCACGTGGCGGCGATCACCGGTCGCCGTTCTTCTTCTTCTTTCGAAACCTTTGCCGTCCAGATCGATCCCGCCGAGACGGAACTCACGCCCATGTCCGATGCGGATCTCAAGTCGCTGGGCCTGCCGCTGGATGCGACCGCAGCCTCCGCCGGTGCATCCACCGCAGGAACCGGGGTTTCCGATGCCGAGCAGGAAAGCCGCCAGCGCGTCGGTTGGTGGCTGCTCATCGCCGCCGCTGCGGCGTTCCTCATCGAGACCCTTCTCGCCGCACGCCGGTCATCCGGCCAAACCCCAACCCCGGTGAGCGCATGAAGATTTCAAAACAAGGTAGGGCGTGGCGGCCCGCCGCGCCGAAGCTGAAAGGCGGCATGGCTCATGGTATCCATCGCGGAAGCGGGGCTGAAGGCAGGGACGCCATTCCATGGCGTCCGATGGGGGAGATGTACCATCGCCTTCCGATATCGATTTTCCTTCGACGCCATCTTTCGCCCGCTGACATCCCGGGATGCTGTGCCGCGTCCACCACCGGACCGCATGGAATGCGGTCCCTGCCTCCACTGCCATGATCGAAAAACTCCAGGACATCCTCGACGAGATCACGGACCGCCGCCGCCGCCAGCGGCTGCACCTCGGGCTGTCCGTGGTCTGGTGCGTTTCGCTGGTCATCGCCATGCTGCTGTGGAAGGCGGATGTGCCGCCGCGGAGTTGGTTGGGCATCCTTTCCCTCGCCGCGCTTTGCGCCTCCGGCGGCGTATGGCTGTGGAGCCGCCGGATCATGGTGGACCCGCGCCGGATCGCGAAGGACATCGAGGCGCAGAACCCCGCTCTCCGCACCGCCTTGTTGGCCGCGCTCGACCAGAAGATCGAAGGCGAGCCGACCTATCTCCAGCAGCGCGTCATCCTGGAGGCGCTCGTTTCCGCGAACCGGGACGGCTGGCTGGAACGGCTGCCGGAGGGACGCCTGCGCGTGCTGCAGGTCATGCAGATCGCCGGGCTGGCCCTGCTGCTGCTGGCGATGCTGACCCTTTTCCGCTCCCACTTGCCGAAGGCAATCACCACCGTTGATCCGCAGGAAACGGCGGCCACCACCGTGGTGGAGGAAATGGAATTTTCCGTCGAACCGGGCGACATCCGGATCGAGCGCGGCGCACCGCTCACCGTCCAGGCGCGTTTCCTGAAGGGCCTGCCGGAAAGCGTGACGCTGGAGATCACGCCGGAGTCCGGTGAGGTCGTGAAGCTGCCGATGAACCGCCCGTTCACGGATCCGGTGTTCCATGCCCGCATCCCCGCCGTTGACGCGCCATCGACCTATCGGGTGACTGCGGGCGGAAAGGAGAGCGCGGTTTTCAAGGTCAGCCTCTACGACGTCCCCGCGCTGGAGAAAGTGGACGCCGTGGTCCACTCCCCGCCGCACCTGGATCTGCCGCCGGAGGAACTTGGCGACGTGCGGAAGATCAACGGCGTGGAGGGTGGAAAGCTCCAGCTCTCACTGGTGGCGAACCTTCCTGGCTTGGCCGTCTCGCTTTTCGCGAAGGACAAGCCGGCGGTCACGCTGGCCGCCACGGAGGGAAATCCCGCGGTCTATGCCGTGGAGATCCCGCTGCGGGAAAGCGTGCGCTATGAGATGATCCTCACGGATGCCGATGGCC
The sequence above is drawn from the Akkermansiaceae bacterium genome and encodes:
- a CDS encoding BatA domain-containing protein; translation: MAFLAPWFLAGLAALALPVLLHLRKNRPKKKVVFSSLMFLDATPPVTRRSSKLQDILLLLLRCLGLALLVIAFSRPFFRQKEKAAASGGDTVMNFLLIDTSASMRGQPLDGALAQAEKLIDSLPEDDWIAVAAYAEKLQPLLAPAASKDVVRGDRKSHARAMVDGIKPGWHAAKPEAAWTAAVAMAGEVAEGVPVRIHVFSDFKKGGAHEGLRGGDWPEGVSFVLHRIEQPEGWTNAGVQALAGGDHPRARITNAEGSAKSDFLLDWGQGSAPQPVSVPPGESAVMDAPEGVAGQGVVKLSGDGPAFDNESAWAPPVRPTARIRYIGADAATDSAGSLFFLTRAMQPTATYNVEIGDTATPDLTVASGPLGDAQIASIRTVLEAGGNVLLTLADAAGSSSLGRLIDGGVSGADEAAVGNFALLGEIDFGSSVFEPFADPRYSDFSGIRFWKHRVLPESWIAKGAVLARFDSGEPAWLRYEIGKGALHVLTTTWRPVDSQLALSTKFPPLLHALLSQSPALAVRAARYTVSQPVPLPEGVAEVVLPDGTKVPVEAGKAFIPTVPGLHVAAITGRRSSSSFETFAVQIDPAETELTPMSDADLKSLGLPLDATAASAGASTAGTGVSDAEQESRQRVGWWLLIAAAAAFLIETLLAARRSSGQTPTPVSA